In Balearica regulorum gibbericeps isolate bBalReg1 chromosome 32, bBalReg1.pri, whole genome shotgun sequence, a single genomic region encodes these proteins:
- the LOC104631808 gene encoding LOW QUALITY PROTEIN: uncharacterized protein LOC104631808 (The sequence of the model RefSeq protein was modified relative to this genomic sequence to represent the inferred CDS: inserted 2 bases in 1 codon) produces the protein MDPVLLAQGDNSLGSGWGNLLVASVTVVMHKTISPFWERKQEPVTFEEVAVSFTKEQRALLNLVQRTLNADVMLENYEAVMSLGFLTAKPDLLTQMPERGERWGPDLQEMEKKEALSCRHAGVRHKISSGTVCGGGDANLGETPTQEDPAERQRDFIESGHEGSRSRDLITPRRGDAGEKPFKCLECRRSFTRSSDLVVHQRTHTEEKPYQCPKCGRCFNRSSSLVTHQRMHTGEKMYECPECGKSFTRSSTLTTHQRTHTGEKPYQCCECGKRFSKRSNLVKHQRQHTGERPYPCPDCGKSFIQSSDLIVHQRTHTGEKPYQCSECGKRFSVRSKLIQHLRVHTGERPYTCSECGKSFGQSSHLSVHQKTHRGEKSXCSRCGRSFSVRSCLVKDQKTATKEKKYTCNECGRSFGQSSNLIVHQRIHTGEKPYKCRECGKCFRQSSNLIVHQKTHTGEKLYECPKCQKCFPDRSLLIRHKRVHVGEKPFKCQQCGKSFIHQSRLLVHEKVHVGEQLYQCPECGKCFRDKSKFLQHQRRHVGERRYKCYECGEEFGQSSDLNLHQRIHVEEKLYQCSTCEKCFKDRSTLIRHETVHTGEKPYKCHECGKRFTRSSDIIVHQRTHTGEKPFECSECGKSFSHRSNLFRHQRMHTGEKPYKCEECGKQFGQSSELIVHQRTHTGEKPYHCSECEKFFRGRSTLFRHERLHTGIKPYECSECGKSFGQSGDLIAHQRFHTGEKPYQCSQCRKFFSNRSSLVRHQRLHAGEKPYKCHECEKSFGQSSDLIAHQRTHTGEKPYPCPVCGKSFSRRSNLIVHQRVHRGLCKCQKCGRSFQPNSRFGVAVGKDSLQCPQCAEGFKEGSNAIEHQR, from the exons ATGGACCCAGTGCTACTGGCTCAGGGGGACAATTCACTGGGGTCTGGTTGGGGGAATTTGCTCGTTGCTTCAGTGACAGTGGTCATGCACAAGACAATCAGCCCTttttgggaaaggaaacag gagcctgTGACCTTCGAGGAGGTGGCCGTGAGTTTCACCAAGGAGCAACGGGCCCTGCTGAACCTGGTGCAGAGGACACTCAATGCGGACGTCATGCTGGAGAACTACGAGGCTGTGATGTCTCTGG GTTTTCTTACGGCCAAGCCAGACTTGCTCACCCAGATGCCAGAGCGAGGAGAGCGCTGGGGCCCTGACCTtcaagaaatggagaaaaaagaagccCTGAGCTGCAGGCACGCAG GGGTAAGACACAAAATAAGCAGCGGGACGGTTTGCGGAGGAGGTGATGCCAATCTCGGAGAAACCCCAACCCAGGAGGaccctgcagaaaggcagcGTGACTTCATCGAGTCTGGACACGAGGGCAGTCGGAGCAGGGACTTAATTACACCCCGGAGAGGCGATGCGGGAGAAAAACCTTTCAAGTGCCTCGAGTGCAGGAGAAGCTTCACGCGGAGCTCGGACCTCGTTGTCCACCAGCGAACGCACACGGAGGAAAAGCCCTATCAGTGCCCCAAGTGCGGGAGATGCTTCAACAGGAGCTCCAGCCTCGTGACGCACCAGAGGATGCACACCGGCGAGAAAATGTACGAGTGCCCCGAGTGTGGGAAAAGCTTCACCCGGAGCTCAACGTTGACCACCCACCAGAGGACCCACACGGGAGAAAAACCCTACCAGTGCTGCGAGTGCGGGAAGCGCTTCAGCAAAAGGTCGAACCTCGTTAAACATCAGCGGCAACACACCGGAGAGAGACCATATCCATGTCCCGACTGCGGGAAAAGCTTCATACAAAGCTCAGATCTCATCGTCCATCAACGAACTCATACGGGAGAAAAGCCCTACCAGTGCTCGGAGTGTGGGAAACGCTTCAGCGTGCGATCCAAGCTGATTCAGCACTTGCGCGTGCACACGGGGGAGAGGCCGTACACGTGCAGCGAGTGTGGGAAGAGCTTTGGGCAGAGCTCACACCTTTCTGTGCACCAGAAAACTCACAGAGGAGAGAAATC GTGCTCCAGGTGTGGAAGGTCATTCAGTGTGAGATCCTGCCTTGTTAAAGATCAGAA AACCGCaaccaaggagaaaaagtacaCGTGCAACGAGTGTGGAAGGAGTTTTGGACAGAGCTCCAACCTTATCGTGCATCAGCGGATCCACACCGGAGAGAAACCTTATAAATGCCGTGAATGTGGGAAGTGCTTCAGGCAGAGCTCAAACCTCATCGTCCACCAGAAGACTCACACGGGAGAAAAGCTCTACGAGTGCCCCAAGTGCCAGAAGTGCTTCCCAGACAGGTCGCTGCTCATCCGGCACAAGAGGGTCCATGTAGgagaaaaaccttttaaatgcCAACAGTGTGGGAAAAGCTTCATTCACCAATCGAGACTTCTTGTCCATGAGAAGGTGCACGTAGGAGAACAACTCTACCAGTGTCCCGAGTGCGGGAAATGCTTCAGGGACAAATCAAAGTTCCTCCAGCATCAGCGGCGGCACGTGGGAGAACGTCGCTACAAGTGCTACGAGTGCGGGGAGGAGTTCGGGCAGAGCTCGGACCTCAACCTCCATCAGAGGATCCACGTGGAGGAGAAGCTCTACCAGTGCTCCACGTGTGAGAAATGCTTCAAGGACAGGTCCACCCTCATCAGGCATGAGACGGTGCACACGGGAGAGAAACCCTATAAATGCCACGAGTGCGGGAAGAGGTTCACCCGCAGCTCGGACATCATCGTCCATCAGCGGACGCACACGGGGGAGAAACCCTTCGAGTGCTCCGAGTGCGGGAAGAGCTTCAGCCACCGGTCAAATCTTTTCCGACACCAGAGGATGCACACGGGGGAGAAGCCGTATAAGTGCGAAGAGTGCGGGAAGCAATTCGGGCAAAGCTCGGAGCTTATCGTCCACCAGCGGACCCACACCGGGGAGAAGCCCTACCACTGCTCCGAGTGCGAGAAGTTCTTCAGGGGGAGGTCAACCCTCTTCAGGCACGAGAGGCTGCACACGGGGATCAAGCCGTACGAATGCAGCGAGTGCGGGAAAAGCTTCGGGCAGAGCGGGGACCTCATTGCACATCAGCGTTTCCATACGGGTGAGAAGCCCtaccagtgctcccagtgcagAAAGTTCTTCAGCAACAGATCCAGCCTTGTGCGGCATCAGCGGTTGCACGCGGGCGAGAAGCCCTACAAGTGCCACGAGTGCGAGAAGAGCTTCGGGCAGAGCTCGGACCTCATCGCCCACCAGCGAACCCACACCGGGGAGAAGCCCTACCCCTGCCCGGTATGTGGGAAGAGCTTCAGCAGGAGGTCCAACCTCATCGTGCATCAGAGGGTGCACAGAGGTCTTTGCAAGTGCCAGAAATGCGGGAGAAGCTTCCAGCCCAACTCACGTTTTGGCGTGGCGGTGGGGAAGGACTCTCTTCAGTGCCCCCAGTGTGCAGAGGGTTTCAAGGAGGGGTCAAACGCCATCGAACACCAGAGATAA
- the LOC104642361 gene encoding uncharacterized protein LOC104642361 — protein MEEEAETVAPGPTAREEMGVPGCIQTGDRMRREDEGCCMEQGCPDGAEVGEMVVKSEGNNHGRASESNRGMEGCPGMEQKGEFTWGEGDRHFFAEESLYECSHCKKCFQDRSDLICHQRLHRGGKTFKCQECGKEFGKSSDLSSHQKSHMAEKPYQCSTCEKFFKDRSTLIRHERVHTGEKPYKCLECGKRFTRSSDIIVHQRIHTGEKPFECSECGKRFSQRSNLFTHQIVHTGEKPFTCLECGKTFARRSELTIHQRTHTEEKPYQCSQCEKSFRGRYGLFRHERLHTGEKPYECSECGKSFGQSGDLITHQRFHTGEKPYHCSECGKFFCNKSSLVKHQKWHSGEKPYKCHECGKSFGQSSDLIAHQRTHTGEKPYPCAECGKRFTRKSSLIVHQRGHRGRRTGERPKCGKSSEEDSSTDAPGNMGVGDGSSPCSECAKPLEEASDLLDRQR, from the exons atggaagaagaggcagagacGGTGGCACCTGGTCCCACAGCGAGAGAGGAGATGGGTGTCCCTGGGTGCATCCAAACAG GAGACAGGATGCGGAGGGAGGATGAAGGATGCTGCATGGAGCAGGGATGTCCTGATGGAGCTGAAGTGGGTGAAATGGTGGTAAAATCCGAAGGGAATAACCATGGGAGAGCTTCTGAGAGCAACCGGGGGATGGAGGGATGCCCGGGGATGGAGCAGAAGGGCGAATTcacctggggtgagggggatcggcatttctttgcagaagaaagtcTTTATGAATGTTCCCACTGCAAGAAATGCTTCCAGGACAGGTCAGACCTCATTTGCCATCAGAGGTtgcacagaggaggaaagacTTTTAAATGCCAAGAGTGCGGAAAAGAGTTTGGGAAGAGCTCGGACCTCAGTTCCCATCAGAAAAGCCACATGGCGGAAAAACCCTACCAGTGCTCAACATGCGAGAAGTTCTTCAAAGACAGGTCCACCCTCATCAGGCACGAGAGAGTGCACACGGGAGAGAAGCCCTACAAGTGTCTGGAGTGCGGGAAGAGGTTCACCCGCAGCTCGGACATCATCGTCCATCAGCGGATTCACACGGGGGAGAAACCCTTCGAATGCTCCGAGTGCGGGAAGAGGTTCAGCCAACGGTCCAATCTCTTCACCCATCAGATTGTACACACGGGGGAGAAGCCCTTCACCTGCCTCGAGTGCGGGAAAACCTTCGCCCGGAGGTCGGAGCTCACCATCCATCAGCGAACGCACACCGAGGAGAAGCCCtaccagtgctcccagtgtgAAAAATCCTTCCGGGGGAGGTACGGACTCTTCAGGCATGAGCGGTTGCACACGGGGGAGAAACCCTATGAGTGCTCTGAGTGTGGGAAGAGCTTCGGCCAGAGCGGGGACCTTATCACCCACCAACGCTTCCACACAGGGGAGAAGCCCTACCACTGCTCCGAGTGTGGGAAGTTCTTCTGCAATAAATCCAGCCTGGTTAAACATCAGAAATGGCATTCGGGGGAGAAGCCCTACAAGTGCCATGAGTGCGGGAAGAGCTTCGGGCAGAGCTCAGACCTCATTGCTCACCAGAGAACCCATACCGGGGAGAAGCCCTACCCCTGCGCCGAGTGTGGGAAGAGGTTCACCAGAAAATCCAGCCTCATCGTCCATCAGCGGGGACACAGAGGACGGAGAACTGGAGAACGCCCAAAATGTGGGAAGAGCTCAGAGGAAGACTCCAGCACCGATGCTCCCGGCAACATGGGCGTGGGAGATGGCTCGTCCCCGTGCTCTGAGTGTGCAAAGCCCCTTGAGGAGGCATCAGACCTCCTTGACCGGCAGAGatga